One segment of Tetrapisispora phaffii CBS 4417 chromosome 1, complete genome DNA contains the following:
- the TPHA0A02220 gene encoding uncharacterized protein (similar to Saccharomyces cerevisiae PES4 (YFR023W) and MIP6 (YHR015W); ancestral locus Anc_1.357) gives MSNTLGILDNVSLNVKKKKIVLDKKYNAIDTLKVTQRLNENKNKEDLSLDSSCNVLNSFKEDSLPPPPNTIDDDLSTSQITNLVRLSTPNKDDYSIDLSTERSNNIDYYLKKGHNTGEHDTSASINLSTRDYSQRNISKDFSDSILVGKSSIALYIGDLGKDVTEGMLNSIFNSYNSFVSAKICIDSKTGESLGYGYLNLSNREEAYSLLERYNYTNIFGREVRIMPSLRNSTMRKQIGTNIYLAGLSLKKKGITTRIFYDYFKIYGKILSCKLNFEKDIGFIFFENKSIANKVIEIYNDKTLFFGNKIKCNVHLDKEERGKTSLINNQSINLKLNSANNASNDDKQVTPQHKLTKIATTVKVNEINKREILIKIFSDCVDEEKLLVIFKKFGKIHSVTKLLSSKHGKKKTHQIYILKFDTKVNLKKVISKTNNTVIGDNKIKVSFAKTALDPLQEIGHKPSKKNKKKNIVYLSNLSSICTIEFLKQFCFLKNIRQETIKLNNSQNNDSSLNASVLCKTKNDAKKLFNCLNDRLIGGSQIKTSWHDMSKSVLPKLPNKNGLDANFKTEHSLKNVSSSHDKTSYNNIIAARENKFILSSQNFSMMRKINQSYIPISSGTFNDGSLNLAFQNINKNEVLQMLKKQVNKGLDFIKYPTATRDINISCISEYIFEVFWNKNATKLWNFLMTISMNTYNESFLQNQIEAAADTLGFRR, from the coding sequence atGTCGAATACCTTAGGGATTTTGGATAATGTGTCATTAAATGtcaagaaaaagaaaattgtGCTGGATAAGAAATATAATGCCATTGATACATTAAAAGTTACTCAAAGATTAAATgagaataaaaataaagaagatttaTCTTTAGATTCAAGTTGTAATGTTCTGAACAGTTTCAAAGAAGATAGTCTACCTCCTCCTCCAAATACTATTGATGACGATTTATCAACTTCTCAAATCACTAACTTAGTGAGGTTGTCAACTCCTAACAAAGATGACTATTCAATTGATCTATCAACAGAACGATCGAATAATATTGACTACTATCTAAAAAAAGGTCACAATACAGGAGAACATGACACTAGTGCCTCCATAAACTTAAGTACAAGGGATTACTCTCAAAGGAACATCAGCAAGGATTTTTCTGATTCAATACTAGTTGGTAAGTCTTCTATTGCTTTGTATATTGGAGATTTAGGTAAAGATGTCACAGAGGGCATGCTAAATtccattttcaattcttaTAATTCTTTCGTTTCAGCGAAAATTTGTATTGATTCGAAAACAGGGGAGTCATTAGGATACGGATATTTGAACTTAAGTAACAGAGAAGAAGCTTACTCTCTTCTTGAAAGATACAACTACACTAACATTTTTGGTCGTGAAGTTAGAATAATGCCATCATTAAGAAATTCGACAATGAGGAAACAGATTGGTACCAATATTTACCTTGCAGGACTCtcattaaaaaagaaaggtATTACAACAAGAATATTCtatgattattttaaaatttatggTAAGATTCTGTCAtgtaaattaaattttgaaaaagatattggttttattttctttgaaaataaatcgATTGCAAACaaagttattgaaatttataatgataaaaccttattttttggtaacaaaataaaatgcaATGTTCATTTagataaagaagaaagaggAAAAACtagtttaattaataatcaaaGCATTAATTTAAAGCTGAATTCAGCTAATAATGCATCGAATGACGATAAGCAGGTCACTCCTCAACACAAACTTACGAAAATTGCTACTACTGTTAAagtaaatgaaataaataaacgagaaattttgataaagatattttctGATTGtgttgatgaagaaaagtTACTtgtcattttcaaaaaatttggTAAAATACATAGCGTcacaaaattattatcttctAAACATggcaaaaaaaaaactcatcaaatatatatattaaagtttGACACTAAAgtcaatttgaaaaaagttATCTCAAAAACTAATAATACTGTTATAGGTGATAATAAGATAAAAGTATCCTTTGCAAAAACTGCCTTAGATCCACTTCAAGAAATAGGTCATAAACCTTCCAAGaagaataagaaaaaaaatattgtttatttgaGTAACTTAAGCTCAATTTGCACAATTGAATTTCTAAAacaattttgttttctaaaaaatattagacAGGAGACAATAAAACTCAATAATTCACAAAATAATGACTCTTCATTAAACGCTTCAGTACTTTGCAAAACTAAAAATGATGCAAAaaagttatttaattgtttaaacGACAGGTTAATCGGAGGTTCGCAGATTAAAACTTCTTGGCACGACATGTCAAAATCAGTTTTACCTAAACTACCCAATAAGAATGGGTTAGATGCAAATTTCAAAACTGAACATTCTTTAAAGAATGTTAGTTCCTCCCACGACAAAACTTcctataataatataattgcTGCTAgggaaaataaatttatcttGTCTAgtcaaaatttttcaatgatgAGGAAAATTAATCAAAGTTATATCCCGATCAGTTCTGGGACTTTTAATGACGGATCTTTAAACTTAGCATTTcagaatataaataaaaatgaagtGTTACAAATGCTGAAAAAACAAGTTAATAAAGGGTTggattttataaaatatccTACAGCAACCCGTGATATAAACATAAGCTGCATTtcagaatatattttcgAAGTGTTCTGGAATAAAAACGCTACAAAACTTTGGAATTTTCTAATGACAATTTCCATGAACACCTATAATGAAAGTTTTTTGCAGAACCAAATTGAAGCAGCAGCAGATACATTAGGATTTAGAAGGTGA
- the TPHA0A02230 gene encoding alkene reductase, which translates to MPFVADFKPIALKDTNLFKPIKVGNCELSHRAILPPLTRMRATHPGNVPNKEWAADYYDQRSKREGTLLITEGAFISPQAGGYDNAPGVWSEEQLAEWKKIFARVHANKSFIWPQLWALGRQSEPDTLARDGLKYVSASDDLYRDETEKALAIKSNNPQHGLTKDEIKQYIADYVQAAKNVIEAGADGVEIHSANGYLLNQFLDPISNNRTDEYGGSIENRSRFTLEVVDALIEAIGAEKVGIRFSPYGTFGSLSGGAEPLIVAQFAHVIGEIEKRAKEGKRLAFIHLVEPRVTNPFLTEGEGEYQDGTNDFVYSIWKGIIFRAGNYAYHPEVVKEVVKDERTLIGYGRLWISNPDLVDRLEKGLPLNAYNRDTFYAMTSEGYLDYPTYDEAIKMGWGKQ; encoded by the coding sequence atgcCTTTCGTCGCTGATTTTAAGCCAATTGCTTTAAAGGACACTAACCTTTTCAAGCCAATCAAGGTTGGTAACTGTGAATTATCCCACAGAGCTATCTTACCACCATTGACCAGAATGAGAGCTACTCATCCAGGCAATGTTCCAAACAAGGAATGGGCTGCTGACTACTATGACCAGCGTTCCAAGAGAGAAGGCACGTTATTAATTACTGAAGGTGCTTTCATCTCCCCACAAGCTGGTGGTTACGACAACGCACCAGGTGTTTGGTCCGAGGAACAATTAGCTGAATGGAAGAAGATCTTTGCTAGAGTTCACGCTAACAAATCTTTCATCTGGCCTCAATTATGGGCTCTAGGTAGACAATCTGAACCAGATACCTTGGCTAGAGATGGTTTGAAGTACGTCTCTGCTTCTGATGATCTTTACAGAGACGAAACCGAAAAAGCTTTAGCTATCAAATCCAATAACCCACAACACGGTTTAACTAAGGATGAAATTAAGCAATACATTGCTGATTACGTTCAAGCCGCTAAGAATGTTATTGAAGCTGGCGCCGATGGTGTCGAAATTCACTCTGCCAATGGTTACTTATTAAACCAATTCTTAGACCCAATCTCTAACAATAGAACTGACGAGTACGGTGGATCCATCGAAAATAGATCCAGATTTACTCTAGAAGTTGTCGACGCTTTAATCGAAGCTATTGGTGCCGAGAAGGTTGGTATTAGATTCTCCCCATACGGTACTTTCGGTTCTCTATCTGGTGGTGCTGAACCTCTTATTGTTGCTCAATTCGCTCACGTCATTGGTGAAATCGAAAAGAGAGCCAAGGAAGGTAAGAGATTAGCCTTCATTCATTTAGTTGAACCACGTGTCACCAACCCATTCTTAACTGAAGGTGAAGGTGAATACCAAGACGGTACTAACGACTTCGTCTACTCTATCTGGAAGGGTATTATTTTCAGAGCCGGTAACTATGCTTACCACCCAGAGGTTGTTAAGGAAGTTGTCAAGGACGAAAGAACTCTTATCGGTTACGGTAGATTATGGATCTCTAACCCAGATTTAGTTGACAGATTAGAGAAGGGTTTGCCATTAAATGCATACAACAGAGATACCTTCTACGCCATGACCTCTGAAGGTTACTTAGACTACCCAACTTATGACGAAGCAATCAAGATGGGCTGGGGTAAGcaataa
- the TPHA0A02240 gene encoding FAD-dependent oxidoreductase, whose amino-acid sequence MSKVLVLGAGVSGLTSALSLIETFPDSIKELTIISSEFPGDYHSHDFASPWAGANWCSFASNSDKYQIIRDKFTYLKFLELSERDPRTQIKKFPVKHIASKEKETPWFIKENFVKDLTKITPEELRERNFDPDKFVGWQFTTVSISPNLYNNFLLSQLKTHNVITKRIQRIEHIEEVIDILGYTPDLVINCSGINGGKILSELDPEEADKVYPVKGQILQIYEDLPFQIMGDDLPTADIPLEDEFLNIFPRPEGGCIVGGIMRANDGSRNEIDGLFDNIERIAKRHVPELQKFTVFNKYVAIRNARKGGVRIEFSNYVMKSHKGNLNVVHNYGIGGSGYQSSFGSAKQVCELSTGVLGKKT is encoded by the coding sequence ATGTCAAAGGTTCTAGTTTTAGGGGCTGGAGTGTCAGGCTTGACTTCCGCTCTATCTTTGATTGAAACATTTCCTGATAGTATCAAGGAGTTGACTATAATATCTTCCGAATTCCCAGGGGACTACCATTCTCATGACTTTGCATCACCTTGGGCAGGTGCCAATTGGTGTTCCTTTGCTAGCAATTCTGACAAATACCAAATCATTCGTGATAAGTTCacttatttaaaattcttAGAGTTGTCAGAAAGGGATCCAAGAACGCAAATTAAGAAGTTCCCAGTTAAACATATTGCTAGCAAAGAGAAAGAGACACCATGGTTCATTAAGGAAAACTTCGTTAAAGATCTCACAAAAATCACACCAGAAGAACTAAGGGAAAGAAATTTTGATCCTGACAAGTTTGTAGGTTGGCAATTTACGACTGTATCTATTTCACCAAATTTGtacaataattttttattatctcAGTTGAAAACTCATAATGTTATAACAAAGAGAATACAGAGGATTGAACATATTGAAGAagttattgatattttaggTTATACACCAGATCTTGTGATTAATTGTTCTGGTATTAATGGCGGCAAGATTTTGTCTGAACTAGATCCAGAAGAGGCTGACAAAGTATATCCAGTAAAAGGTCAAATACTTCAAATTTATGAAGATTTACCTTTCCAAATTATGGGTGATGACCTACCTACTGCTGACATACCACTAGAagatgaatttttaaacatTTTCCCAAGACCAGAGGGAGGTTGTATTGTAGGTGGTATAATGAGAGCAAATGATGGTTCCCGAAATGAAATAGATGGATTGTTTGACAATATCGAAAGAATTGCTAAAAGACATGTCCctgaattacaaaaatttaCTGTCTTTAATAAGTATGTTGCAATCAGAAATGCAAGAAAAGGTGGTGTTCGAATTGAGTTTTCGAATTATGTAATGAAATCACATAAAGGGAATTTGAATGTAGTCCATAACTATGGTATCGGTGGCTCAGGGTATCAGTCTTCCTTTGGCAGTGCAAAACAAGTATGTGAACTTTCAACAGGGGTGCTAGGCAAGAAAACTTAA
- the TPHA0A02250 gene encoding arrestin family protein (similar to Saccharomyces cerevisiae ROG3 (YFR022W) and ROD1 (YOR018W); ancestral locus Anc_1.358): MFSAYTKSSSKAPLLFDIRLNSIDNSVNSNGVIVINGIPENAPSIFLSGTIVFSICEPVYIKGVHLSLEGKLRLNIPNLKLPATSSATDSTSKVFRYSKFEKRIYTHNWDNINIQNYFQNLYSNYGNKNYSISSPKEDLKNSTKPRSRSNASLASLTTTSSGSNYCTLLPGNYEFPFSAILPGSLTESVEGFPNGCVRYSLRASIERGRGENDLICEKNIRIVRTLSPDVVELSETVFVQNEWPKKIEYDISVRSKAIAIGSTIPIKFHMIPILKGLKLGPIRISLIESSQYCGSQGIVIHQERIIKKLKIKDPLGHVNIYHKKTQGKELTESELLNEQTEFQDFWDIDTDFTIPPSLSQCTQDCNILSNIKIRHKFKVNISLMNPDGHISELRASVPIQLYISTFLPLGINRKEINEPGHIVVDGIKATDNLKSNPLKVKNSNIVDDDTIFGSNEQEILTPNNEICDTLYSETSSSSQQNISSLMAPPKYEKHKKSFSIDSSMSSPLIEEHNFSSNPTESFLLLSDESHLEQLNYRLEMLHMEREKSVTSLNSKFNPFKSINMSGIDVEIKTPEVFITKGDDNYFDNNMTHASIFSGMSRNSSFVTQSSTPRKDWDNNTLSRVPSYDKAMKLHSSTVDDLPPLYPDETVLTEPSIINLEKPQGVRHRGLSTSSTNSTSRSGVFKGIMSKSNNSSSSSLNRLTRSSSANSFNLSANPSSSGAKNLTVTKQYGFSMTPYGTDDNVKPDSRLRTGSLNSFSEFFSR; the protein is encoded by the coding sequence atgttttctGCATACACCAAATCTAGTTCGAAGGCacctttattatttgatattcGTTTGAATAGTATTGATAATTCAGTAAATAGTAATGGAGTTATCGTCATCAATGGTATTCCAGAAAATGCtccttcaatttttttgtcaGGAACAATAGTATTTTCGATATGTGAACCAGTATATATTAAAGGGGTTCATTTAAGTTTAGAAGGTAAATTAAGATTAAATATaccaaatttaaaattaccAGCAACGTCATCTGCTACAGATAGCACTTCAAAAGTATTCAGATATAGCAAGTTTGAAAAGAGAATTTATACGCATAATTGggataatattaatattcaaaattattttcaaaatttgtaTAGTAATTATGggaataaaaattatagtATTTCAAGCCCAAAAGAAGATCTTAAAAACAGTACAAAACCAAGAAGTCGATCAAATGCATCCCTAGCATCATTAACAACTACATCCAGTGGGAGTAACTACTGTACGTTATTACCTGGTAACTACGAATTTCCATTCAGTGCCATTTTACCTGGCTCATTAACTGAAAGTGTTGAAGGCTTTCCAAACGGTTGTGTTAGGTATAGTCTGCGTGCATCTATTGAAAGGGGCAGAGGCGAGAATGATCTTATATGtgagaaaaatattagaataGTGAGAACGTTGTCTCCTGATGTGGTTGAATTGTCAGAAACAGTGTTTGTGCAAAATGAATGgccaaaaaaaatagaatatgATATTTCGGTAAGATCAAAAGCAATCGCTATAGGTTCAACAATTCCAATTAAATTCCACATGATCCCAATACTGAAAGGTTTAAAATTAGGTCCCATTCGTATATCTTTGATAGAATCATCTCAATACTGTGGATCTCAAGGGATTGTGATACATCAAGAaagaataatcaaaaaattaaaaatcaaAGATCCTTTAGGTCATGTTAACATATATCATAAAAAGACGCAAGGAAAAGAATTGACTGAATCTGAGTTGCTGAATGAGCAGACCGAGTTTCAAGATTTTTGGGATATTGATACAGATTTTACAATCCCACCAAGTTTATCTCAATGTACACAAGACTGTAATATTTTGAGCAACATTAAGATTCGTCACAAATTTAAAGTAAATATATCCTTAATGAATCCGGATGGTCACATCTCAGAATTGAGAGCTTCAGTTCCAATACAACTGTATATTTCGACATTTTTACCACTAGGGATTAatagaaaagaaataaatgaaCCTGGGCATATTGTCGTTGATGGTATAAAAGCAActgataatttaaagagTAACCCattaaaagttaaaaattcaaatatagtGGATGATGATACAATATTTGGTTCTAACGAACAAGAAATTCTAACCccaaataatgaaatatgtGATACCCTGTACTCAGAAACCTCATCTTCTTCTCAACAAAATATCTCATCACTAATGGCCCCaccaaaatatgaaaaacataaaaagAGTTTCAGTATTGATAGTTCTATGTCTTCTCCATTAATTGAGGAACATAATTTTTCAAGTAACCCCACAGAAAGTTTCTTGCTTTTGTCAGATGAATCTCATTTGGAACAACTGAATTACCGATTAGAGATGCTACATATGGAAAGAGAAAAATCGGTTACATCCTTAAACTCTAAATTCAACCCATTTAAAAGTATCAATATGTCAGGAATTGATGTAGAAATTAAGACTCCTGAAGTATTTATTACGAAGGGAGatgataattattttgaCAACAATATGACACACGCATCGATATTCTCTGGTATGTCAAGAAATAGCTCTTTTGTTACGCAGTCCTCTACCCCAAGAAAGGACTGGGATAATAACACCTTGAGTAGAGTTCCCTCTTACGATAAAGCAATGAAGCTTCATAGTAGCACCGTAGATGACCTCCCACCTTTATATCCAGATGAAACTGTGTTGACAGAAccatcaataataaatttagaaaaacCACAAGGTGTACGTCATAGAGGTTTGTCAACATCATCTACAAATAGTACTTCAAGGAGTGGTGTTTTTAAAGGAATAATGAGtaaaagtaataatagTTCCTCTTCATCTTTGAATAGATTGACGCGATCATCTTCTgcaaattcatttaatcTATCAGCCAATCCGTCCTCTTCTGGCGCAAAGAATTTAACCGTAACGAAACAGTATGGATTTAGTATGACGCCTTACGGTACAGATGATAATGTAAAACCCGATTCAAGATTGAGAACCGGTTCactaaattctttttctgaATTCTTTTCTAGGTAA